The following proteins come from a genomic window of Denitromonas sp.:
- a CDS encoding biopolymer transporter ExbD has product MSADIREDNQPYDDINVTPMLDLAYVLLVVFIILTTASVQGIKVESPQTTAADNLARPQTRAITITRDGDVFLDAYPVDMAQLETRLAQMKALNPALPVVLKGDASAQYDKVMLALEVCKRLGITEVGLVTKRAQ; this is encoded by the coding sequence ATGTCCGCCGACATCCGCGAGGACAACCAGCCCTACGACGATATCAACGTCACGCCGATGCTCGATCTGGCGTACGTGCTGCTGGTGGTGTTTATCATCCTGACCACCGCCTCGGTGCAGGGCATCAAGGTCGAATCGCCGCAGACCACCGCGGCCGACAACCTGGCCAGGCCGCAGACCCGCGCCATCACCATCACCCGCGACGGCGATGTGTTTCTCGACGCCTACCCGGTCGACATGGCCCAGCTGGAGACCCGGCTGGCGCAGATGAAGGCGCTCAACCCGGCGCTGCCGGTGGTGCTCAAGGGCGACGCCAGCGCGCAGTACGACAAGGTGATGCTGGCGCTGGAGGTATGCAAGCGGCTGGGTATCACCGAGGTCGGCCTGGTCACCAAGCGGGCACAGTGA
- a CDS encoding biopolymer transporter ExbD, translated as MQIQNDTQPYDSINVTPMLDLAYVLLVVFIIMTTASVQGLTMNLPKPSNTPSEEKHETKIVQISPEGRFMINGVGVTPAELESQLLAAKARDPKLAVMVKGDPATQYAKVIEVVDLVNRLQIDGLGLITARIGT; from the coding sequence ATGCAGATCCAGAACGATACCCAACCCTACGACTCGATCAACGTCACGCCGATGCTCGACTTGGCCTACGTGCTGCTGGTGGTGTTCATCATCATGACCACCGCCTCGGTGCAGGGCCTGACCATGAACCTGCCCAAGCCGAGCAACACGCCGAGCGAGGAAAAGCACGAAACCAAGATCGTGCAGATCTCGCCCGAGGGGCGTTTCATGATCAACGGCGTGGGCGTGACGCCGGCCGAGCTGGAAAGCCAGTTGCTCGCTGCCAAGGCGCGCGATCCCAAGCTGGCGGTGATGGTCAAGGGCGATCCGGCGACGCAATACGCCAAGGTGATCGAGGTGGTGGACCTGGTCAATCGTTTGCAGATCGATGGTCTCGGTCTGATCACCGCGCGGATTGGCACATGA
- a CDS encoding energy transducer TonB, translating into MSGLAEEELFEAPWRRRARQLALTAVVVALIGGAVLLVQGLGGDAQRPARQVTKITIIPDTPPPPPPPPPKEQPKPEPKEAPKQVKLDAPKPQDAPKPQEAEPIKMEGEAGDGPSPFAAGNVSQDYIGGDIGAGNNAMQFAFYTRMLQRHLQQALARRAEIKRMDYRVKLRVWLAGDGSIRRAELIDSTGRAEMDTKLRTALTDLPPVSELPPEKLPQPISVRITNRVTG; encoded by the coding sequence ATGAGCGGTCTGGCCGAAGAGGAACTCTTTGAGGCGCCGTGGCGCCGCCGTGCCCGTCAGCTTGCCCTGACGGCGGTGGTGGTGGCGCTGATCGGCGGGGCTGTGCTGTTGGTGCAGGGCCTGGGTGGCGATGCGCAGCGCCCGGCGCGGCAGGTGACCAAGATCACGATCATTCCCGACACGCCCCCGCCACCGCCGCCTCCACCGCCCAAGGAGCAGCCCAAGCCGGAGCCGAAGGAGGCGCCCAAGCAGGTCAAGCTGGATGCGCCCAAGCCGCAAGATGCGCCCAAGCCGCAGGAGGCCGAGCCGATCAAGATGGAAGGCGAGGCGGGGGATGGGCCGAGTCCGTTTGCCGCGGGTAACGTATCGCAGGACTACATCGGCGGCGATATCGGCGCTGGCAACAATGCCATGCAGTTCGCCTTCTACACCCGGATGCTGCAGCGCCATCTGCAGCAGGCGTTGGCGCGTCGCGCCGAGATCAAGCGGATGGACTATCGCGTCAAGCTGCGTGTGTGGCTGGCGGGCGACGGCTCGATCCGCCGCGCCGAACTCATCGACAGCACCGGCCGCGCCGAGATGGACACGAAGCTGCGCACGGCCCTGACGGACTTGCCGCCGGTGTCCGAGCTGCCACCGGAAAAACTCCCCCAACCCATTTCCGTCCGGATCACCAATCGGGTGACCGGTTAA
- a CDS encoding putative porin, which translates to MKSLPLAIALALSCSAAFADERQSLEALQHTTMSLIEVLVENGVLKREQADAMVQEAERRAAQAVAHKAAEAPAAGTVRIPYVPQIVRDQIRDEIKQEVLAEAREDRWAAPNAIPEWVSRIQWEGDVRLRFQSDRYADDNTPAANYANALGVMPGTGVPAVSGSGAPYVTRNAGAAEVSDNGTAIGNVTDDVNRWRVRARLGVLARLSNSVSAGVRMATGNTGDRVSTNQTLGQNLNKYTFVLDRAYINYAPFEWLKLSGGRIPNPWFATDLVWDDDLNFEGVAATASYSFKGGRISPFVTAGWFPLRPETPGQREDRSLQGVQLGLNLRAAEDVRFRLGVAQYDYQNIEGRVDNAYTLGVGAGASYGQYGYETGLRAKGNTLFTTNSSLDGTAFPAQSGSNPIWGLAAKFKPLVLTATADLASFDPVHVMVSAEYVKNLAFDRDEIFRRTGLRMSDGSDRAYLLRLAVGMPSIKEVGDWNASLTYRNVGSDSVLDAFTDSDFGLGGTNMKGYTLSFAYGLDNRTSLGLKYSSARTVDSPTLLRGEQFGVDTLQLDLAVKF; encoded by the coding sequence ATGAAATCCCTCCCCCTCGCGATCGCCCTGGCCCTGAGCTGCTCGGCCGCGTTCGCCGACGAGCGCCAATCGCTCGAGGCGCTGCAGCATACGACCATGAGCTTGATCGAAGTGCTGGTCGAAAATGGCGTGCTCAAGCGCGAGCAGGCCGATGCCATGGTGCAGGAGGCCGAGCGCCGCGCCGCTCAGGCGGTGGCGCACAAGGCGGCCGAGGCGCCGGCGGCGGGAACGGTGCGGATTCCCTACGTGCCGCAGATCGTGCGCGACCAGATCCGCGACGAGATCAAGCAAGAGGTGCTGGCCGAGGCCAGGGAAGACCGCTGGGCCGCGCCGAACGCCATCCCGGAATGGGTGTCGCGCATCCAGTGGGAGGGTGACGTGCGGCTGCGCTTCCAGTCGGACCGCTATGCCGACGACAACACGCCGGCGGCCAACTACGCCAATGCCCTCGGTGTGATGCCGGGCACGGGGGTACCGGCGGTGTCCGGTAGTGGCGCGCCCTATGTCACCCGAAACGCGGGTGCGGCGGAGGTGTCGGACAACGGCACCGCCATCGGCAATGTGACCGATGACGTCAATCGCTGGCGGGTGCGGGCGCGGCTGGGCGTGCTGGCCAGGCTGTCGAACAGCGTGAGTGCCGGTGTGCGAATGGCGACGGGCAACACCGGCGACCGCGTGTCCACCAACCAGACCCTGGGCCAGAATCTCAACAAATACACCTTCGTGCTCGATCGGGCCTATATCAACTACGCGCCCTTCGAGTGGCTCAAGCTGTCGGGTGGGCGGATCCCCAACCCGTGGTTTGCCACCGACCTGGTATGGGACGACGATCTGAACTTCGAGGGCGTGGCGGCCACCGCCAGCTACTCGTTCAAAGGCGGGCGCATCAGCCCGTTCGTGACGGCAGGCTGGTTTCCGCTCCGTCCCGAAACGCCGGGGCAGCGCGAGGACCGTTCGTTGCAGGGCGTGCAGCTGGGCCTGAACCTCCGGGCCGCCGAGGATGTGCGCTTCCGCCTTGGCGTGGCGCAGTACGATTACCAGAACATCGAAGGGCGGGTCGACAACGCCTACACCCTGGGGGTCGGTGCCGGCGCGTCTTATGGTCAGTACGGTTACGAAACGGGCTTGCGCGCCAAGGGCAATACCTTGTTTACCACCAACAGCAGCCTGGATGGCACCGCGTTCCCGGCGCAATCCGGCAGCAATCCGATCTGGGGCCTGGCCGCCAAATTCAAACCGCTGGTGCTGACCGCCACGGCGGATCTGGCGAGTTTCGACCCCGTGCATGTGATGGTGTCGGCCGAATACGTCAAGAACCTGGCGTTCGACCGCGACGAGATCTTCCGCCGAACCGGCCTGCGCATGAGCGATGGCAGCGATCGCGCCTACCTGCTGCGGCTGGCCGTCGGCATGCCGTCGATCAAGGAGGTTGGCGACTGGAACGCCTCGCTGACCTACCGCAATGTCGGTTCGGATTCGGTGCTGGACGCCTTCACGGATTCCGACTTTGGACTCGGTGGCACCAACATGAAAGGCTACACGCTCAGCTTTGCCTACGGCCTCGACAACCGGACTTCACTGGGCCTGAAGTACAGCTCGGCCAGGACCGTGGATAGCCCGACCTTGCTGCGGGGCGAGCAGTTCGGCGTCGACACCCTCCAGCTCGACCTCGCGGTCAAGTTCTGA